The Rhinoraja longicauda isolate Sanriku21f chromosome 25, sRhiLon1.1, whole genome shotgun sequence genome has a window encoding:
- the LOC144605959 gene encoding diablo IAP-binding mitochondrial protein-like, which translates to MAAPFRALLRRCSRWSRCFPSAFSHGRIPAGRWQQVALGLGATLAAVPVAQHQHTSLNHEDLIKRAVSLVTDGANTFLSQTTLALSDALTEYTKAIYTLISLQKRYNGLSGQISEKEENAIWQVIIEARAKMKEKQEKYLSFETKWMTAVHLSEMAAEAAYQTGADMASVAVHTHIQMVQSHVGEVKQLALKAESKLAEVQVEEINLKGNEASVKGKQKTAIQPANVEEIPEQYLRED; encoded by the exons ATGGCCGCGCCGTTCCGCGCGCTGCTGCGTCGCTGCAGCCGTTGGAGCAG GTGCTTCCCCTCGGCCTTCTCCCACGGCAGGATCCCCGCTGGAAGGTGGCAGCAAGTGGCGCTGGGGCTGGGAGCAACGCTGGCCGCTGTTCCTGTTGCACAG CATCAACATACATCTCTCAATCATGAAGATTTAATTAAACGGGCAGTATCATTGGTTACGGATGGTGCCAATACCTTTCTGTCACAAACTACTCTCGCACTAAGTGATGCTTTAACAGAatatactaag GCAATCTATACTCTGATCTCACTTCAAAAGAGGTATAATGGTCTAAGTGGTCAGATAAGTGAAAAAGAAGAAAATGCTATTTGGCAGGTCATAATCGAAGCTCGTGCAAAG ATGAAGGAGAAGCAGGAGAAGTATCTCAGTTTTGAGACCAAGTGGATGACTGCAGTCCACCTGTCCGAAATGGCAGCAGAGGCTGCGTATCAAACAG GTGCAGATATGGCCTCAGTGGCTGTGCACACACACATCCAGATGGTGCAGAGCCATGTGGGTGAGGTAAAACAGCTGGCCCTGAAAGCTGAGAGTAAATTGGCTGAAGTTCAGGTGGAAGAAATTAATCTAAAGGGGAACGAGGCTTCAGTTAAAGGCAAACAGAAGACTGCAATTCAGCCAGCAAACGTTGAGGAAATACCTGAACAGTACCTGCGGGAAGACTAA
- the LOC144605787 gene encoding N-acetyllactosaminide beta-1,3-N-acetylglucosaminyltransferase 4-like — protein sequence MSYLRIIVLYITETGPSTQSSRMILRKKRKTLYFALMASIFFLVFKWQSGISANDKDSERKHIASIPKVSNDVTETTQCLPNEAYINQTAKLPKVYQNFLEYKHCRTFQTMVKPKVCTDELFLLLAIKSEAPNIDRRVTIRNTWGKAGVIHGFEIKLVFLLGDSKEFRGQPLQQLLAYEIKQFGDILQWDFQDSFFNLTLKEIHLHRWFATDCHSAKFILKGDDDVFVNTMNVLEYLRDFDPNKDLFVGHIIYNARPKRNKKIKYFIPEVMYKHKTYPAYAGGGGYIMSRKTVLRLHKTAGNIDLFPIDDVFVGMCLVQLRITPISHMGFKTLGVPKGFEFHPCLYKDLIVVHKLNPAEMWIMWSLVTDTKYKCARNQAEGHQ from the coding sequence ATGTCCTATCTCAGAATCATAGTGctgtacatcacggaaacaggcccctcgactcAATCTTCCAGAATGATtttaaggaaaaaaagaaaaacactaTACTTTGCTCTGATGGCATCAATTTTTTTTCTAGTTTTCAAATGGCAAAGTGGAATATCAGCAAATGACAAGGATAGTGAAAGGAAACACATTGCTTCAATTCCTAAAGTTAGTAATGATGTGACTGAGACTACCCAATGTTTACCAAATGAAGCATATATCAACCAGACTGCAAAATTACCCAAGGTATACCAGAACTTCTTGGAATATAAACACTGCAGGACTTTCCAAACTATGGTGAAACCAAAGGTATGCACTGATGAATTGTTTCTACTATTAGCTATTAAATCTGAAGCTCCCAACATAGACAGGCGAGTCACAATTCGAAACACCTGGGGAAAAGCAGGAGTTATACACGGCTTTGAGATCAAACTGGTGTTTCTTTTGGGCGATTCCAAGGAGTTCCGAGGTCAGCCACTGCAACAATTGTTGGCGTACGAGATCAAGCAGTTTGGTGACATCCTTCAATGGGACTTTCAAGACAGCTTTTTCAACCTGACACTAAAGGAGATTCACTTACACCGATGGTTTGCTACAGATTGTCACTCAGCAAAGTTTATTTTGAAGGGAGACGATGACGTCTTTGTGAACACCATGAACGTGTTGGAATATCTCAGGGATTTTGATCCAAACAAGGACCTTTTTGTCGGGCACATTATTTACAATGCCAGACCAAAAAGGAATAAGAAAATTAAGTATTTTATCCCGGAAGTCATGTATAAACATAAAACATATCCTGCCTATGCTGGAGGTGGGGGCTATATAATGTCCAGGAAAACTGTATTACGTCTGCACAAGACAGCAGGCAATATTGACCTTTTCCCAATTGATGACGTGTTTGTTGGGATGTGTTTGGTACAATTGAGAATAACTCCCATCTCGCATATGGGCTTCAAGACACTTGGCGTTCCTAAAGGATTCGAATTCCATCCATGTCTATATAAAGATCTGATAGTGGTACACAAACTAAATCCAGCTGAAATGTGGATTATGTGGAGTTTAGTGACCGACACAAAATATAAGTGCGCAAGGAATCAGGCAGAAGGGCACCAGTGA